In Cellulomonas wangsupingiae, the genomic window GCGTGCGACCACGGCCACGGCGTCGCACGCGGCCAGGGGCGCGTCGCCGTCGACGACGGTGCCCCGGTCGAGGTCGAGGACCAACGCCCCGACCTCGCAGGCCAGAGCGTGCAGGACGTCGACACGTACGCCCGCGTCGACGGGCGCGGGCCGGGTGCGATCGGCCGAGAGCACGGCGCACGAGCCCCAGCGCGGCAGCAGCGCGACGACGTCGGCTCCGCGGACGTCCCCGCCGGCGCCGCGCAGGTCCGGCCAGCGCGCGCCGTCCACCTCCTCGACGCCCACGACGACGTCGAGGCCGCCGGCGCCCCGGTCGAGGTCGACGAGGACGGTGGAGGTGGTGCGCGACAGGTGGCGCGCGAGCAGCGCGGCCAGCGTGGACGCCCCGACCCCGCCGGCCGCCCCGACGACCCCGACCACCAGTGCCCTGCGACCTCGCTCCACGGCATGCCTCCGTCCGTCGCGGGTGGAC contains:
- a CDS encoding pilus assembly protein FlpE; translation: MERGRRALVVGVVGAAGGVGASTLAALLARHLSRTTSTVLVDLDRGAGGLDVVVGVEEVDGARWPDLRGAGGDVRGADVVALLPRWGSCAVLSADRTRPAPVDAGVRVDVLHALACEVGALVLDLDRGTVVDGDAPLAACDAVAVVARPDLRSVAGALALRPRLDEAATACGLVVQGGPRASLAAADVADASGLDVWHVARRDRALATRAERTGPGGRGPAARSAAAVARRLGLPA